AGCCACCTGCAGGAAGGCCGACAGGACATCGTGCCCGGTCAGCCGCTGGCGCAAGGCGTGTCGGTGACCGATGCCTGCATCAGCATGGCGCAGACCGTGCCAGTGCTCGAAGGGCTGGCGGCGGCCGTGCGGGCACGGCGCCAGAAAGCCTGACGGGCACCGCAGCAGCGGTCAGCCCCGGGGCGGGCGTGGGGCGCCGGTGTCGATGTTGCGCGCTGTGGCGAGCAGCGTGGCGCACAGCCGCTCCTGCCCCGCGGCATCCACCGCCCACACATCGGCCGCGCAGACGGTGAGCAGGCGCCCCGCATCCACCACACGGCCGCGCGCCCGCAGGCATTCGCCCTGCGCGGGGGCCACAATTTTCAGGGTGGTGTCCACCGTGGCATTGGTCCAGCCGGGCGGCAACACACTGCCTGCCGCGGCCACCGCCGCAAAGTCGGCCACCGCAAACACGGCCGTGGCCTGCAACTGACCGGGGCGAAAGCTGAAGGCCTCGCTCACCGGTATCTCCACCTCCACCCGCCCGGGCTCGGCATGCACAAAGCGCAGCCCCAGTGTGCGGGCCATGGGCATGGCCAGCACCATGCCTTTCAAGGCTTCCATCATGGCTTGGGGTGGGTGGG
Above is a window of Acidovorax sp. KKS102 DNA encoding:
- a CDS encoding PaaI family thioesterase — translated: MEALKGMVLAMPMARTLGLRFVHAEPGRVEVEIPVSEAFSFRPGQLQATAVFAVADFAAVAAAGSVLPPGWTNATVDTTLKIVAPAQGECLRARGRVVDAGRLLTVCAADVWAVDAAGQERLCATLLATARNIDTGAPRPPRG